Below is a window of Desmonostoc muscorum LEGE 12446 DNA.
ATGTCCTTGAAAATAGGCAATCCGGCTTTTCCTCCCAGCCATAACGCGGCGAAATCTAGTGGCGATCGCATTTATCATCAGAATTTTCTTGGGGTTGTGTGCTATGTCTATTTATCATGCCCAACCCATATCAAAAATCCTTCCACTTCTAGGGAGCGCAGCACATTAGACCTCTTGCATAAATCAAAAATAAAGAACCCCACCCCGCATTTGCTGACGCAAACGCTCCCCTCCGCGCTTGCGGGGAGGGGTTGGGGGTGGGGTGTTAGGGACTTTTGCAAGAGGTCTATTTGTTAAGTCCTTTGACAAACGAATGACCAAGCCCCGTTGGGGCGGGAGTCGGGAGTAGGGAGTCGGGAGTAGGGAAAAAAATAGCGACCCCAACCAGCGCTCTACAAGCCCCGTCTTTTAAGACGATTGCAAAGGACCAAGGTCTCAAGCCCCGTTCAATGCTGTCTTCCCCACTCCCTACTCCCTACTCCCTACTGCCTTCTTGTTGACCTATCAATCATTGGCTTCATTCAATAATGATTCAGGATTTAAAGGCAAAATTACTGTAAATGTAGTACCAATGCCAACTTTACTTGTAACGCTGATTTCACCCCTGTGGGCATCAACGCACCTTTTAACAATGACTAACCCCAATCCAGTACCCTGAATTGATTGGACATTTGAGGCTCGGTAGAATGATTCAAAAAGTCTGGCTTGGTCTGCTTCAGGAATACCAATTCCTTGGTCTTGAATATAAAAAATTGCTACTTTATCGCTAGGGTCACATATTAGATCAAATTGAATATTGCCACCTCTGGGAGAATATTTAACTGCGTTTGACAGGAGATTTCCGAACATGTAATGTAAGAGCCGTTCATCCATCACAGCGTTCGTATTCTCACTATGACAAGTAAAAATAATTTGACTTAGACTATTTATAACACTAGAAAATTCTTCAATTAGTTCTTTACAGAATTGTTCTAAATTAATTGGAGCAGGATTGCATACCAATTTTCCTGCCTCCGCATGACCCATAAATAGCACCTCTTCCATGAGTTGGTTCATGGATTGCACAGCTGCTTGAATGCGGTTTAAATAGGTGCGTCTTTTAACATCTGTCAAATGCGCTCCTTGAATTTCTATGAGTTCTACTGCCGTTTGAATAACTGTTAGAGGATTACGGAATTCATGAGATACAGTCGAAATAAATAAAGACTTGAGACGGTTAAGTTCTTGCTCCTTTTGTAATGCTTGCTCTAGCAATTGCGTCTGACGCCTTTCGCTAATATCCCAAAAAACAACTACTACACCATTTATCTGGTCAGATCCCCGTCTCAGTGGTGAAGCACTATCGCCAATGGGAACTCTTTTTCCGTCTCTAGTAATCAGAGATGTAAATTCCCCTAAATAAACAACTTGTTGCTCCCGTAACACTTTTGTGACTGGGTTTTCTAAGGTAGCTTCTGTAACTTCATCAACAATATGAAAAATGTTTGAGACTTCATTGCCTAAAGCATCTTCTTGTGGCCATCCAGTTATCGCCTCAGCTGCGGGATTCATGAATGTCACCATTCCTTTTTCATTGGTGGCAATCACAGCATCACTCATGGAGTTTAAAAGAGTTGCTAACTGGTCTCGATTCTCCCGTAGTTCGCGTTCTAACTGGTGTTTTAATAAACCGATTTCAATAGCTATTCTTAAATCTTTTGTGGTAAATGGTTTAACAATATATCCGAAAGGTTGGGTAATTTTTGCTCGTTCTAAGGTATTTTCATCACCATATGCAGTGAGAAAAATCACAGGAACATCTAGCTGCTCACGAATATGAGCAGCAGTAGCAATACCGTCCATCTCTCCTTTAAGAATAATATCCATTAGTACTAGTTCTGGTTGAGTTTCCGATGCTTTAGCAATGGCAACTTTTCCTGAGGAAGCTGTACCTGTGACAATGTACCCTAGTTGGCTAAGTTGGTTGGCAATAGTTCTAGCCACAATCACTTCATCTTCAACGACTAAAATCCTAGCTTGAGCCATTTGATATTTACTAATCCAAAGTTAACTGTGTGAATTGGATTTTGAATACTGTTCCATGATTGCGTTCTAAAGTAATGTCACCTTCAAGTTGTTCTGTAACTAAGTCATACACTAAAGAGAGACCCAAAGAAGCAGTATTTCTCCAGTCTAAATTATCTGGTAAACCAATACCATTGTCTTGGATAGTCATCTCGATACTATTATCAAGATTTCGTAAAGCAATACGAATTATGCCTGCTTGTTGGTTAGGGAAAGCGTGCTTGAGGGAATTGGAAATTAATTCGTTGATCACCAGTCCACAAGCAATAGCTTGGTCAACATTCAAACTAACTGAATCTATATCAGTTTCTAGAGAAATTCTCCCAGGAAATATTTGATAGGAAATTAACAGGCTGGCTGCCAAATTATGGATATAATCACCAACATCTATTTGCCCAATGTTAGCGGAAGTATATAAATTTTTGTGAATTAGAGATATTGACTCGATGCGGTTCTGACTTTCTCTGAGAACTTTAATGACTTCTGGATCTGTGAGTGTGTGAGACTGGAGTTGTAATAGGCTGGAGACAATCTGCAAATTATTTTTAACTCGATGATGAACTTCTTTTAAGAGAACTTCTTTTTCAGCCAAGGCGCTTCTGAGCTTGACTTCAATTTTTTGTCTTTGAACAAGTTCAGTTTGAGCTTGCTCAAAGATGCTAGATTGTTGAATGGCGATCGCCAATTGAACTGTAACTTGATCGAGCAAATCTAATTGATTTTCTTCCCACTCCCGAAAGCGGGAACATTGATGAGCGATTAGTAAACCCCAGAGGTGAGAACCAGGGTTTTGAGAGCTTACTTCTAGTAAAATGGGTACGACTAAATTTGCTTTGACATCAAACCGTTCCAATAAGCGAATATGGCAAGCATTTAGTCCAGCGTGATAAATATTAGCGATCGCTCGCTTACGTCCTTGATAATACTCCACTCCTGCGCCTGCTTGAAAACAAGTATCATGAATTTCTACGCCTAAAGAAACTGTCCATCCAGGCTCTACTGATTCTGCCATAATTGTGCCAATCATCTCTCGGTCAAACTGATAAACTACCACTCGTTCAACCTTCAGCAAATCTCGCACTTCTTGAACTGTTGCATTGAGAATATCTTGCAGATTCAAAGATTGACGAATCCTTTGAGCAACAGTCCGCATCAATTGTTCTCGCTCAGCTTGAGCAATAATCGCAAGTTCAGTTTGCTTACGTTCTGTGATATCTTGTCCAATACCGATAATTTGACCATTGGCAAGTTTAACATTAGTCCAAGATGTATCTAGTAAATGACCATCCCGTAACTGAACTCTAAAGTCACCCCAATTGCGTTGTGCAGACTGAATAAAATTAATTACATACTGACGATATTCAGGATTAGGATATAAGACTTCTAGAACATCAGAATTTTCAAAATCTTCAAATTTCCAGCCTAAAACAGTTTCCCATTCTTGGTTCACCCACTGGAGTTTGCCACTAGTATTAATCAGTGCAATCATTAAAGGTATGTTTTCAAAAATTAACTGCAAAAATTCGTTTTGTTCTTGGAGTTTTGTTTCGATATTTTTGCGATTGGTAATGTCATAAAATAATGTCAATATTGCTGCTTCATTGTTAAAATTTAAATATTGCAGTGAAGCGATCGCCCAAAAAGATGTACCATCGGATCTTTTTAGATGAAGTTCATAATTACGAATATATCCATCTTGTTCGAGAGCTTCTAGCAATGCTGATAAATCTACTGAATCTTGGTAAAAATCTAATATCTTTTTATGATTAACTAAATCTAGCGCCGAAAATTTAAATGTTTTAGTTAACTCTTGATTTACATATAAAATTAACCCGTCAGACACACGCGAAATCATTAATGGAATAGGAATCACTTCTAAAATAGCTCTAAATCTAGCTTCGCTTTCCTCAAGATTTCTTTCTAAAATTTTGTGTTCCGTAACATCTTTTATATTAACCAACTGAGCTTTGTGGTTATTATAATCTATTGCATGTGAAACAATTTCCACATCTATTATCTGCCCGTCTTTTCGACAATGTTGCCATTGTCCACAAAAATGGAAATTATAATGTTTTTCGGCTAAATTTTCCAGCGTTTTAGGCACATCTTCTGGAGGGTGAATATCAGTTATTCGCATTTGTAAAAATTCTTCTCGTGAATAGCCATAGTGAACAATAGCAGCTTTATTCACATCTAAAAATTGCAGATTTTTTTCATCAAACACCCACATAGGGTTAGGATTTTTAGAAAAAAGGAGATTAAAACTTTTTTGGCTATCATCAATAATTTTTTGCAGATGTAAGTCTAAATAGCTGATTATTTGTCGAGCCAACTGTTGTAAAGCTTGTTGTTCCTTGATATTTAAATTTCGCACAGCAAAATCAATTACACAAAGAGTACCTAATGCAAAGCCATTAGAGGTAATTAGGGGAACTCCTGCATAGAACCGGAAACAATTATTTGATGTTACAAAAGTATTTGTGGCAAACCGTTCATCCTGCAAAATGTCTGGGATAATTAATATTTGATTTTGCAAAATAGTGTAACCACCAAAAGAAATGTTTCGAGGAACTTCCGATGTAGTTACTCCGATTTTTGACTTGAACCACTCCCGTTCTGCATCGACTAGGGTAATTAAAGCAATTGGTGTTTCACAAAAATTAGCAGCTAGTTGAGCTAGTCCATCAAAAACTTTTTCGGGAGGTGTATCTAAAATTTGATACTGATTAAGTACTTCTAGGCGTTGGTTTTCATTGTCAGGAAATAACATCAGTTGTTGTGTGATAAAAACCTTTTGTATATTTAATTTTGATATACTTGGATTCTAAAAAATCCGTCTTGAATCCAGACAGAATTATGACTTTTATTAAATAGTTATTTTTTGCCTTGAATTAGCTTAGATATATTTTTTAATTGTTCAGTGTTTTGATAAATTCATAATTTAGCTCTCAAAGTATTCTTGAAATATTGATTTTACTTGATTTTAAATAAGCATTTGCAATTAATTAAATAAGTTTTATAAAAAAACAAACAATCTTCATCAGTACTTTGTACGTACTACATAGTTTGTTATATTACAAATGGTAGTGGGTATTATCAGGATATTAACTGTGTAAAAAATAAAAGTAAAACTATATACAAAAATATTTGCCGCTAGAGATTTAGCAACCAAATCAAACCACACCAGACGCAGAGATTTTCTGATATCTCTGCGCCTCTGCCTTGGAGCGGTTCGTTCTATCTTGGGCGTCCGAATGTAGTGATATATAAAACAGCTTCATCAGCAGGAATACCCAAAACTTCATTTACTTGGTCATCAAAAAACCCACCGATGCCACTAACACCTATATTTAGGTGCATAGCAGCTAAATTCAGGCGTTGTCCTAAATGACCGGCATCCATATGTAAATAACGGTAAACGCGATCGCCATACTGAGCGATCGCAGCCTTAAGATCCGCTGTATGGAACAGCACCGCTGCCGCATCCCGTCCTAATTCTTGCCCCAAGCAGAGAAAATGTAACTCTCGGCGGAAATTTTTAAACCGAATTTGGCGTAATTCTTGGGCTTTGGGCGCGTAATAATAACAACCAGCTTCCAGTCCTTTGACACCGCAAACAGCAATAAACGTTTCGATTAAATTCGGGTCAAAGTAGTCTGGAGAAATATCTAAACTTTGGTCAATGTAATTTTGTGGTTGATAGGTGAAATCGAGTAAACTTTTCAGTTCATCGAAAGTTAAATCATCACCATTGTAAGCGCGGGTAGAACGTCGCTTGTGCATAGTGATTTCCAGTTCTGAGAGCTTTTCTCCCCAATATATAGGTGTAGTGTTGGTGGGAATTTTCAAACAGAAAGGAAAATTGTATTTATCCTCCAAAGATTTTTCTTGTTTGATAGCTGGTAGATTCAGCTTGCCAGTTACACCCGTTTGAATCTGGGTGTGTTTGTGGAAATATGTCAGCAGTTCGCCATCGGGAATTTGCGGATAACTGGTTTCAGTGGCGGAAGGTAGGGCAGTACATCCCAATGGGAGATTTTGATTGATATCTAATAAATCTGCCAGAGGTAGAATAGCGATCGCACCTTCCTGTTGTGGATCGATATAAAGCAAATCATTTATCGATTCATCCACAAAACCGCCGATTAAATGGGGGCGATAGTCAGCAATCCCAGCAGCTAACTCGATATTACCCAAAAGGTGACCCGAATCCAGAAAAATCCGACGATAAGCCCGATCTTCATAGCGCCAAGCAGAACGGTAGAAAACCGCCGTCACAATAATTGCCAATTGGGTATTTTCTAGGGAAGGATGCCAGAAACAAGCTGATTGTAGAGTTTGCCAAACATCGCTTTCCCAATAATGCATCAGGGAATGAGTCCGACACTGGTAATTATACAGACCTGGTGGTAATAACGAAGTGCCACGAGAAACTAAATACACCTCCGCAGGGTACAACCCGCCCGCACTGGGAGCAGCACGTAAATACACCGCACTTCCCATAGAAGGCATTTTCGCCGTTAGTCCATAGCTGCGAAACAGCAGCCGCGAGAGTCTTTGCCACCATTGAGCATCTGGATTATTAGCAAATGCCTCTGGTTTTTCTTGAATATAGGGTTTGAGATCGTAAGTAGAGCCAATTTTGTATTCTTTGAAAGGCACTGGCTGCTTCGCCCAGTCTAACCTGTGATTTTTCGAGGCCAGAGTCTCAGGGTTGTATTTAGTCCGTTCGTGATAATGCTGAGCAATTGATTGGTGTAATTCTGGCATAGTACTTTTAATATCCTTGAGGCATTCTTATTCTTGATCTTGGCATTCATTAGTGTCATTATTTCGTGTCAATTGGTACAATCCTCAGACTCACAAAGTGGTATTTGGTAACTGAATTGGGGAGTGGGGAGTGGGGGGGATGAGGGAGATGAGGGGGATAAGGGGGATGAGGGGGATGGGAGTTTGAGGTTTTGAAGCTCGACGTTGAACCTCTGAGTATGAACCTTGAGGCTTTGAAGCTCGACGTTGAACCTCTGAGCATGAACTTTGAGGCTTTGAAGCTCGACGTTGAACCTCTGAGCATGAACTTTGAGGCTTTGAAGCTCGACGTTGAACCTCTGAGCATGAACTTTGAGGCTTTGAACTCGAAAGTTGCACCTTTGAGCTTGAACGTTGAGGCTTTGAACTCGAAAGTTGCACTTTTGAGCTTGGAAGTTGCACCTTTGAGCCTGGAAATTGCACCTTTGAACCTGGAAGTTGCACCTTTGAACCTGGAAGTTGCACCTTTGAACTTGAAACTTTTAGTTTTAACTCTCCCTCATCCCCCTCATCCCCCTCATCTCCCCCACTCCCAACTCCCCTTTCGCAGTACCATATAAACGCAAAGATATCTCTCCACAGGTGGATGTGCAATGATAGCTGTACGTCAAACTTTATCAAAACCTGATATCCAACTTTCTTATTTAGAGTGGAATCAAGGTCAAGAACCTTTACTGTTATTACATGGTTTAGGCGACCATGCTTTGGTGTGGTCTAATTTGGGAGATTACTTGGCGGCAGATTACCACATAGTTGCGCCAGATATGCGTGGACATGGCGAAAGTAGTAAGCCAGAGAAAGATTATAGCTTTGAAAGTGCGATCGCAGACCTGGAAGCACTCATGGATCATCTCGGATGGACTTTTGCCCATATTGTCAGTCACTCCTGGACAGGCAAATTAGCCGCCATTTGGGCAAGACAAAACCCAAAGCGTTTACGAAGTATGATTTTGATCGATCCAATTTTCATCTGGAAAATGCCCAGCTTTTTCAGACTAACTTTTCCCATGCTGTATCGCTTCTTGCCTTTTCTCAAAAGCATGGGTCCCTTTACCAGCCAAGAACAAGCCGAACAACAAGCACGGCAATTAAAGCAATATCAAGGATGGAGTCCTCTACAGCAGCAAGTCTTCCAAGCAGGAATTGAACAAAAACCCGATGGTAGCTGGGGGAGCAAATTTACTATTCCCGCCCGTGACGGAATTTTTGAAGCAGTAATGCAAGTGCCCGGTTTTACAATTCCCCTTGACACCCCCGCCCTCTTCATCCAGCCAGAGCAAGGACTCAACCGCCAAAATTGGCAAATCCAACCCTACAAAACCTATCTGAAAAACTTACGCATATGCCAAGTTCCTGGCAATCATTGGCCATTTTTGACACAACCAGAGCCATTTAACCAAACCGTAGCAGCATTCTTGGCAGAACACAGTTGAAGAAGAATTCAGAAGTCAGAATTCAGGAGCGGAGCCGGAGACGCTCCGCCTCCGGTCAGAATCAAGACGCGACGCTCGAATACTCGCTACCGCCAGTCACACAGAATTCAATTCTGAATTCTGGCTCCTGACTCCTGAATTCTGTTTTGATAAAAATCTCATGATTATTACACGGGATTATCCCACGGGAACAGAAGAATTAAGATGAGCGATGTTTAAGGGCATGGAGTATCGGGCATCGGGCATTAGGCATTGGGAATGTGGGAAGGGTGGAAGGGGTGGGAAGCTTTTTTATAATCTCCCCACACTCCCTCATCTCCCCCTGCCTCCCCTGCCTCCCCTGCCCCCTGCCCCCTGCCCCCACTCCCCACTCCCCACTCCCCACCCATGAGCCTTTGTATCAATCCCCTTTGCCCCAAACCAAATCACCCAAATAATCATCAAAACCGTTTTTGTCAAAGTTGTGGTTCTCATCTGGAATTGCTAGGGCGTTATCGGGTGAAGTCTCTGTTGAGTGACAAAACAGGTTTTAGTAAAGTTTATGAGGCATACGAACAAGATACCCCCAAAATCCTCAAGGTACTCAAAGAAGAATTATCAAGTGATCCCCAAGCAGTAGAACTATTTCAGCAAGAGTTAACTGTCCTTCTTAAACTGAACCATCCCGGCATTCCCAAGGAAGATAGTTACTTCCAATATCAAACCCGAAATGGTTTAGTGTTGCATTGCATTGCAATGGAAAAAATCGACGGGTACAACTTAGAAGAGTGGTTCCAGCAGCACAATTGCCCGATTTCTCAAGAACAAGCGATCGCTTGGTTAAAACAGTTAACAGAAATTTTGGATTTAGTGCATGGCAAACAATATCTACATCGAGATATCAAGCCATCTAATATTATGATTAAACCTGATGGGCAATTAGTAATCATTGATTTTGGCAGCGCCAATGAAATCACCAAAACCCACCCAGACGAAATCAGCGACAGCCCCCAAATGACAGCGCTGATGTCATCTGGCTACAGTGCCCCAGAACAAATGAATGGTCAAGGTGTACCCCAATCAGATTTCTTTGCCTTGGGACGCACCTTTGTGTTTTTGCTGACGGGAAACCATCCCTTAGATATGTATGATGTCCAGCAAAATTTATTGCACTGGCATGATCATGCGATCGATATCTCACCCTTACTATTAAATTTAATTGATTGGCTCATCGCACCGGATGTAGAAAAACGTCCCACCAATGCCCAAGAAATTTTGCAGCGTCTAGAAGAAATAGAAATACAACTAACAGTAACCACTGCTTCAAATTTCGATTCATTAAATAATTTTAAAGCTGAAGAATTACCATCAGCAATTACTCAAACTTCCTCAAATTCAGATAAAGAAACAGAAAAAGTACCGCTACTGCCACTTTTTGCAGCACTGTTAGTGGCATTAGGATTACTTAGTATAGTGGCTTTAGCGACGCAGACATCAAAAATTACTTTGATACCAAATTCCGGACAACTTCCAGAAA
It encodes the following:
- a CDS encoding serine/threonine-protein kinase, which codes for MSLCINPLCPKPNHPNNHQNRFCQSCGSHLELLGRYRVKSLLSDKTGFSKVYEAYEQDTPKILKVLKEELSSDPQAVELFQQELTVLLKLNHPGIPKEDSYFQYQTRNGLVLHCIAMEKIDGYNLEEWFQQHNCPISQEQAIAWLKQLTEILDLVHGKQYLHRDIKPSNIMIKPDGQLVIIDFGSANEITKTHPDEISDSPQMTALMSSGYSAPEQMNGQGVPQSDFFALGRTFVFLLTGNHPLDMYDVQQNLLHWHDHAIDISPLLLNLIDWLIAPDVEKRPTNAQEILQRLEEIEIQLTVTTASNFDSLNNFKAEELPSAITQTSSNSDKETEKVPLLPLFAALLVALGLLSIVALATQTSKITLIPNSGQLPETKGNIDYFPYKEGRDSQGRIAKFNIAVLSLQYKWVVGSNFQIKHNDQIISLNLLKLNLEQEGIQNIMEEPNEIISVGTTSCKNNIRFQQRVALERSLQIQVLVKKLFINRPSIKRYRLLNLGQFQRTDCQAHQDLTRYQRSIIIIGVKTESTGVIIDEALRNRLEKKPFADFKLEDYSLGTVDKFKTIPSNL
- a CDS encoding hybrid sensor histidine kinase/response regulator; amino-acid sequence: MAQARILVVEDEVIVARTIANQLSQLGYIVTGTASSGKVAIAKASETQPELVLMDIILKGEMDGIATAAHIREQLDVPVIFLTAYGDENTLERAKITQPFGYIVKPFTTKDLRIAIEIGLLKHQLERELRENRDQLATLLNSMSDAVIATNEKGMVTFMNPAAEAITGWPQEDALGNEVSNIFHIVDEVTEATLENPVTKVLREQQVVYLGEFTSLITRDGKRVPIGDSASPLRRGSDQINGVVVVFWDISERRQTQLLEQALQKEQELNRLKSLFISTVSHEFRNPLTVIQTAVELIEIQGAHLTDVKRRTYLNRIQAAVQSMNQLMEEVLFMGHAEAGKLVCNPAPINLEQFCKELIEEFSSVINSLSQIIFTCHSENTNAVMDERLLHYMFGNLLSNAVKYSPRGGNIQFDLICDPSDKVAIFYIQDQGIGIPEADQARLFESFYRASNVQSIQGTGLGLVIVKRCVDAHRGEISVTSKVGIGTTFTVILPLNPESLLNEAND
- a CDS encoding PAS domain S-box protein, producing the protein MLFPDNENQRLEVLNQYQILDTPPEKVFDGLAQLAANFCETPIALITLVDAEREWFKSKIGVTTSEVPRNISFGGYTILQNQILIIPDILQDERFATNTFVTSNNCFRFYAGVPLITSNGFALGTLCVIDFAVRNLNIKEQQALQQLARQIISYLDLHLQKIIDDSQKSFNLLFSKNPNPMWVFDEKNLQFLDVNKAAIVHYGYSREEFLQMRITDIHPPEDVPKTLENLAEKHYNFHFCGQWQHCRKDGQIIDVEIVSHAIDYNNHKAQLVNIKDVTEHKILERNLEESEARFRAILEVIPIPLMISRVSDGLILYVNQELTKTFKFSALDLVNHKKILDFYQDSVDLSALLEALEQDGYIRNYELHLKRSDGTSFWAIASLQYLNFNNEAAILTLFYDITNRKNIETKLQEQNEFLQLIFENIPLMIALINTSGKLQWVNQEWETVLGWKFEDFENSDVLEVLYPNPEYRQYVINFIQSAQRNWGDFRVQLRDGHLLDTSWTNVKLANGQIIGIGQDITERKQTELAIIAQAEREQLMRTVAQRIRQSLNLQDILNATVQEVRDLLKVERVVVYQFDREMIGTIMAESVEPGWTVSLGVEIHDTCFQAGAGVEYYQGRKRAIANIYHAGLNACHIRLLERFDVKANLVVPILLEVSSQNPGSHLWGLLIAHQCSRFREWEENQLDLLDQVTVQLAIAIQQSSIFEQAQTELVQRQKIEVKLRSALAEKEVLLKEVHHRVKNNLQIVSSLLQLQSHTLTDPEVIKVLRESQNRIESISLIHKNLYTSANIGQIDVGDYIHNLAASLLISYQIFPGRISLETDIDSVSLNVDQAIACGLVINELISNSLKHAFPNQQAGIIRIALRNLDNSIEMTIQDNGIGLPDNLDWRNTASLGLSLVYDLVTEQLEGDITLERNHGTVFKIQFTQLTLD
- a CDS encoding SagB/ThcOx family dehydrogenase translates to MPELHQSIAQHYHERTKYNPETLASKNHRLDWAKQPVPFKEYKIGSTYDLKPYIQEKPEAFANNPDAQWWQRLSRLLFRSYGLTAKMPSMGSAVYLRAAPSAGGLYPAEVYLVSRGTSLLPPGLYNYQCRTHSLMHYWESDVWQTLQSACFWHPSLENTQLAIIVTAVFYRSAWRYEDRAYRRIFLDSGHLLGNIELAAGIADYRPHLIGGFVDESINDLLYIDPQQEGAIAILPLADLLDINQNLPLGCTALPSATETSYPQIPDGELLTYFHKHTQIQTGVTGKLNLPAIKQEKSLEDKYNFPFCLKIPTNTTPIYWGEKLSELEITMHKRRSTRAYNGDDLTFDELKSLLDFTYQPQNYIDQSLDISPDYFDPNLIETFIAVCGVKGLEAGCYYYAPKAQELRQIRFKNFRRELHFLCLGQELGRDAAAVLFHTADLKAAIAQYGDRVYRYLHMDAGHLGQRLNLAAMHLNIGVSGIGGFFDDQVNEVLGIPADEAVLYITTFGRPR
- a CDS encoding alpha/beta fold hydrolase codes for the protein MIAVRQTLSKPDIQLSYLEWNQGQEPLLLLHGLGDHALVWSNLGDYLAADYHIVAPDMRGHGESSKPEKDYSFESAIADLEALMDHLGWTFAHIVSHSWTGKLAAIWARQNPKRLRSMILIDPIFIWKMPSFFRLTFPMLYRFLPFLKSMGPFTSQEQAEQQARQLKQYQGWSPLQQQVFQAGIEQKPDGSWGSKFTIPARDGIFEAVMQVPGFTIPLDTPALFIQPEQGLNRQNWQIQPYKTYLKNLRICQVPGNHWPFLTQPEPFNQTVAAFLAEHS